One genomic window of Piliocolobus tephrosceles isolate RC106 chromosome 19, ASM277652v3, whole genome shotgun sequence includes the following:
- the LOC113219721 gene encoding ADP/ATP translocase 3, whose protein sequence is MTEQAISFAKDFLAGGIAAAISKTAVAPIERVKLLLQVQHASKQIAADKQYKGIVDCIVRIPKEQGVLSFWRGNLANVIRYFPTQALNFAFKDKYKQIFLGGVDKHTQFWRYFAGNLASGGAAGATSLCFVYPLDFARTRLAADVGKSGTEREFRGLGDCLVKITKSDGVRGLYQGFSVSVQGIIIYRAAYFGVYDTAKGMLPDPKNTHIVVSWMIAQTVTAVAGVVSYPFDTVRRRMMMQSGRKGADIMYTGTVDCWRKIFRDEGGKAFFKGAWSNVLRGMGGAFVLVLYDELKKVI, encoded by the coding sequence ATGACGGAACAGGCCATCTCCTTCGCCAAGGACTTTTTGGCCGGAGGCATCGCCGCTGCCATCTCCAAGACGGCCGTGGCTCCGATCGAGCGGGTCAAGCTGCTGCTGCAGGTCCAGCACGCCAGCAAGCAGATCGCCGCTGACAAGCAGTACAAGGGCATCGTCGACTGCATCGTCCGTATCCCCAAGGAGCAGGGCGTGTTGTCTTTCTGGAGGGGCAACCTGGCCAACGTCATCCGCTACTTCCCCACTCAAGCCCTCAACTTCGCCTTCAAGGATAAGTACAAGCAGATCTTCCTGGGGGGCGTGGACAAGCACACGCAGTTCTGGAGGTACTTTGCGGGCAACCTGGCCTCCGGCGGTGCGGCCGGCGCCACCTCCCTCTGCTTCGTGTACCCCCTGGATTTCGCCAGAACCCGCCTGGCCGCGGACGTGGGGAAGTCAGGCACAGAGCGCGAGTTCCGGGGCCTGGGAGACTGCCTGGTGAAGATCACCAAGTCCGACGGCGTCCGGGGCCTGTACCAGGGCTTCAGCGTCTCCGTGCAGGGCATCATCATCTACCGGGCCGCCTACTTCGGCGTGTACGATACGGCCAAGGGCATGCTGCCCGACCCCAAGAACACGCACATCGTGGTGAGCTGGATGATCGCGCAGACCGTGACGGCCGTGGCCGGCGTGGTCTCCTACCCCTTCGACACGGTCCGGCGGCGGATGATGATGCAGTCTGGGCGCAAAGGAGCTGACATCATGTACACGGGCACCGTCGACTGCTGGCGGAAGATCTTCAGAGACGAGGGGGGCAAGGCCTTCTTCAAGGGCGCCTGGTCCAACGTCCTGCGGGGGATGGGGGGCGCCTTCGTGCTGGTCCTGTACGACGAGCTCAAGAAGGTGATCTAA